The Chryseobacterium suipulveris genome window below encodes:
- a CDS encoding DUF3822 family protein, translating into MQKLSLLFTKDGLQYRISKNRKVLEEHEFFVNEETPENYVPLKLDEILSQKQFSEINVISALNHFTMMAEGFSHHDLGMDLIGFNADVDKENEELMLAVNKKFGVQFYYTFPKDNYGKIKDLQKKTTFNFSGEKFLGSITTKNQKEIHINLYHHQCEFFALDKKKVILYNNLDVSSEVDFLYFIMFTLSKIGFGTAETQFFVYGETTRNETFISELRKFVKNLKIVFDNIPNKNFILS; encoded by the coding sequence ATGCAGAAACTTTCGCTACTTTTCACCAAGGACGGGCTACAATACAGGATTTCAAAAAACAGGAAGGTTCTTGAGGAACACGAGTTTTTCGTTAATGAGGAAACTCCGGAGAATTATGTTCCGCTGAAACTTGACGAAATTCTTTCCCAAAAACAATTTTCCGAAATCAATGTTATTTCTGCGCTGAACCATTTCACGATGATGGCTGAAGGATTTTCGCACCACGATTTAGGAATGGATCTGATTGGGTTCAATGCTGATGTGGACAAAGAAAATGAAGAACTGATGCTCGCTGTGAATAAAAAGTTCGGCGTTCAGTTTTACTATACTTTTCCCAAGGATAACTATGGAAAAATCAAGGATTTGCAAAAAAAGACGACGTTCAATTTTTCAGGTGAAAAGTTTCTGGGCAGCATCACGACAAAAAATCAGAAGGAAATCCATATCAACCTTTACCATCACCAGTGTGAGTTTTTTGCGCTCGACAAAAAGAAAGTCATTCTGTACAACAATCTCGACGTGAGTTCGGAGGTGGATTTTCTGTATTTCATTATGTTTACCTTAAGCAAAATCGGTTTCGGAACTGCGGAAACCCAGTTTTTTGTCTACGGAGAAACGACCAGAAACGAGACCTTTATTTCAGAACTTCGGAAGTTTGTGAAGAACCTGAAAATTGTTTTCGACAATATTCCCAATAAGAACTTTATCCTCAGTTAA
- a CDS encoding regulatory protein RecX — MLPEKKSYTFAEIKQKMANYCVYQDRCHQEVEQKLLEFRVIPEAREEILLYLMKENYLNEERFTRSYIRGKFKIKQWGRNKIRNHLRMKGISDKLTSKCMDEIDEGEYQKTIVKIYEDYVTRIRGLKEYQKRAKTIRYLLGRGFEYDVMQNVLLNNSCE; from the coding sequence ATGCTCCCAGAAAAAAAATCCTACACCTTTGCAGAAATCAAGCAGAAAATGGCAAACTACTGTGTTTACCAGGATCGCTGCCATCAGGAAGTGGAACAGAAATTGCTTGAGTTCCGCGTTATTCCCGAAGCTAGAGAGGAAATCCTGCTTTATTTGATGAAGGAGAACTATCTCAACGAGGAGCGGTTTACCAGAAGTTATATCCGTGGAAAATTCAAGATTAAGCAGTGGGGCAGAAACAAGATCAGGAACCATTTGCGTATGAAAGGAATTTCTGACAAGTTGACTTCAAAATGTATGGATGAAATCGATGAAGGGGAGTACCAAAAGACCATCGTGAAGATCTATGAAGATTATGTTACGAGAATCCGCGGATTGAAGGAGTATCAAAAAAGGGCAAAAACGATACGTTATCTGTTAGGTAGGGGATTCGAATATGACGTGATGCAGAATGTATTGTTAAATAATTCTTGCGAATGA
- the glyA gene encoding serine hydroxymethyltransferase, translating into MDPIFDLIEQERQRQTHGIELIASENFVSENVMKAMGSVLTNKYAEGYPGRRYYGGCEVVDEVETLAIERAKQLFGVEYANVQPHSGSQANAAVYLSVLKPGDSILGLDLSMGGHLTHGSAVNFSGIQYNANFYGVDRESGLIDYEAMHHKALEVKPKMIIAGYSAYSRDLDFKKFREVADEVGATLWADIAHPAGLMAKGLLSTPFEHCHVVTTTTHKTLRGPRGGLIMIGKDYENPYGHKTPKGETKMMSAVIDSAVFPGIQGGPLEHVIAGKAVAFGEAIDGKFETYAKQVISNARALAKAMIDNGFNIVSGGTDNHLMLVDLRNKNVNGKETEKALVKADITCNKNMVPFDDKTAFTTSGIRLGTAAITTRGLKEEDMSTIAGLINDVVMNIKDDNVITGVRKKVNELMDSRPLFQY; encoded by the coding sequence ATGGATCCAATTTTTGACCTGATCGAACAGGAAAGACAAAGACAGACTCACGGAATCGAGCTTATCGCCTCAGAAAATTTTGTTTCGGAAAATGTGATGAAAGCGATGGGAAGCGTCCTCACCAACAAATATGCGGAAGGTTACCCTGGAAGAAGATATTACGGAGGTTGCGAAGTAGTGGATGAAGTGGAAACTTTGGCAATTGAGCGTGCAAAACAACTTTTCGGAGTGGAGTACGCAAATGTACAGCCACATTCCGGTTCACAGGCAAATGCCGCGGTTTATCTGTCAGTTTTGAAACCAGGGGATTCAATTCTAGGACTTGATCTTTCAATGGGAGGTCACCTTACCCATGGTTCTGCGGTGAATTTTTCGGGGATTCAGTATAATGCTAATTTTTATGGAGTTGATCGTGAAAGCGGACTGATTGATTACGAAGCAATGCACCACAAAGCACTTGAAGTAAAACCAAAAATGATTATTGCGGGTTATTCTGCCTATTCCAGAGATTTGGATTTCAAGAAATTCCGTGAAGTGGCAGATGAAGTGGGAGCGACGCTTTGGGCAGATATTGCGCATCCCGCAGGTTTGATGGCGAAAGGACTTTTGAGCACACCGTTTGAACATTGCCACGTTGTAACTACAACGACACACAAAACACTGCGCGGACCAAGAGGCGGACTCATCATGATCGGAAAAGATTATGAAAATCCATACGGACATAAAACTCCAAAAGGCGAAACCAAAATGATGAGCGCTGTAATCGACAGTGCTGTGTTTCCTGGGATTCAGGGTGGACCGCTGGAACATGTGATTGCAGGAAAAGCCGTTGCTTTCGGTGAAGCGATTGACGGAAAGTTTGAAACTTACGCTAAACAAGTGATATCCAATGCAAGAGCTTTAGCAAAAGCAATGATCGATAATGGTTTCAATATTGTGAGTGGTGGAACCGACAACCATTTGATGCTCGTGGATTTAAGGAATAAAAATGTCAACGGAAAAGAAACTGAAAAAGCATTGGTAAAAGCCGATATTACCTGCAACAAAAACATGGTCCCTTTTGACGATAAAACAGCGTTTACCACTTCGGGAATCCGTTTGGGAACCGCCGCCATTACAACTCGCGGACTGAAAGAAGAAGATATGTCAACTATTGCGGGACTCATCAATGATGTGGTAATGAATATTAAAGATGATAATGTAATCACCGGAGTTCGCAAGAAAGTAAACGAATTGATGGATTCGCGGCCGCTGTTTCAATACTAA
- the murI gene encoding glutamate racemase codes for MKNRKPDFSHLSPNQPIGIFDSGVGGLTVAKEIKRLLPHENLIYFGDTKHLPYGEKSKEAIVGYSEKITEFLLEKNCKAIVIACNSATANALKEVQDLVAEKVPVIDVINPVAEKVSYEIHNNVGVIATKATVNSGLYKKSIRKHNKFIKVDELATPLLVPAIEEGFKNHPITHSIIYNYLSNNKLKNIETLILGCTHYPLLIDEIKQYYGNRVRVIDSPNIVANQLKMILEKHHLLNENNPNPTYHFYLSDITKNFERISKKFFGKSIDLELKVL; via the coding sequence TTGAAAAACAGAAAACCAGATTTCAGCCATCTTTCGCCGAACCAGCCGATCGGGATTTTTGATTCCGGAGTGGGCGGATTAACCGTGGCCAAAGAAATCAAGCGACTGCTTCCACATGAAAACCTCATCTATTTTGGAGATACCAAACATTTACCGTACGGTGAAAAATCCAAGGAAGCGATTGTGGGATACTCCGAAAAAATCACCGAATTCCTTTTAGAAAAAAACTGCAAAGCCATCGTGATCGCCTGTAATTCGGCGACAGCAAATGCGCTGAAAGAAGTTCAGGATTTGGTGGCAGAAAAAGTTCCCGTGATCGACGTGATCAATCCGGTTGCAGAGAAAGTTTCCTACGAAATCCACAACAATGTCGGTGTGATTGCCACAAAAGCTACCGTGAATTCGGGACTTTACAAAAAATCCATCCGAAAGCACAACAAGTTCATCAAGGTGGACGAACTGGCAACACCGCTTTTGGTTCCCGCAATAGAGGAAGGTTTTAAGAACCATCCGATCACGCACTCGATCATCTACAATTACCTGAGCAACAATAAGTTAAAAAATATCGAAACACTCATTCTTGGTTGCACACATTATCCGCTCCTTATTGACGAGATCAAACAGTATTACGGAAACCGCGTGAGAGTCATCGATTCGCCGAATATTGTTGCCAATCAGCTGAAAATGATTTTGGAGAAACACCACCTTCTCAATGAAAATAATCCGAACCCAACCTACCATTTTTATCTTTCGGATATTACCAAGAATTTTGAGAGAATCTCTAAGAAGTTCTTCGGGAAATCTATTGATCTTGAGCTGAAGGTGCTTTAA
- a CDS encoding polysaccharide biosynthesis/export family protein, protein MSNDNFEKEVSQAKYSGLHIQEGDVLQILVSAFDEIAVRPFNVRTMPRTSDPSSGAGGNINQASSGTEYIVNSDGTITMPVLGQVFCKGMTKQQLKADLENRLKRYLTDPLVTITLTNFNISILGDVKNPGQKTSPTEKINIFQAIALAGDLNDSANRTNIKLIRYSEQEQKDKVVSLDLSEASIVNSPYYYLQQNDILYVEADRNKQIAANTTNPNRNLIIQLGGIALGLVTLIFSLTRK, encoded by the coding sequence ATGTCGAATGACAACTTCGAGAAAGAAGTTTCACAGGCAAAATATTCAGGGCTTCATATACAGGAGGGTGATGTGCTCCAGATCTTAGTTTCGGCTTTTGACGAGATTGCGGTCCGCCCCTTCAATGTTCGTACAATGCCCAGAACTTCCGATCCCTCTTCCGGTGCAGGGGGAAATATCAACCAGGCATCATCAGGTACTGAATACATTGTGAATTCCGATGGCACCATCACGATGCCAGTTTTGGGACAGGTATTCTGTAAGGGAATGACGAAGCAGCAGTTGAAAGCAGATCTCGAAAATCGTTTGAAAAGATACCTGACCGATCCACTGGTGACCATCACGCTGACTAATTTCAATATCAGCATTTTGGGCGACGTGAAAAATCCTGGTCAAAAGACGAGTCCCACCGAAAAAATCAATATTTTCCAGGCAATTGCTTTAGCGGGAGATTTAAATGATTCTGCCAACCGAACCAACATTAAGCTGATCAGATACTCGGAGCAGGAACAGAAAGATAAAGTGGTTTCCCTCGATCTCTCCGAGGCGTCTATTGTCAATTCTCCTTATTACTATCTTCAGCAAAACGATATCCTTTACGTGGAGGCCGACAGAAATAAGCAGATTGCCGCAAACACCACCAACCCCAACCGAAACCTGATTATCCAACTCGGAGGAATCGCATTGGGTCTCGTAACATTAATTTTCAGTTTAACTCGCAAATAA
- a CDS encoding RsmD family RNA methyltransferase: protein MYRIISGKWKSKRISAPKNFEVRPTTDFAKEALFSIIENRYDMEAEFISVLDLFAGIGSISLEFASRGCNDVTSVEMNPKHAAFINSTAAELEMAIQVNVQRADVFDYLKKNRNHKTYDLLVADPPFDTEEKKYNELISLVLNNKFLKPNGIFVLEHQSRTKLSHPNILETRKYGNVSFSFIKANEETTIESE, encoded by the coding sequence ATGTACAGAATTATTAGCGGAAAATGGAAATCAAAAAGAATTTCTGCACCGAAAAATTTCGAGGTTCGACCGACCACCGACTTTGCGAAAGAGGCGTTGTTCAGCATTATCGAAAACCGCTACGATATGGAAGCGGAGTTCATTTCGGTACTTGATCTGTTTGCGGGGATTGGCTCGATTTCGCTGGAGTTTGCTTCCCGTGGTTGCAACGATGTGACTTCCGTGGAGATGAATCCGAAACACGCGGCGTTCATTAATTCTACCGCTGCAGAGCTCGAAATGGCGATTCAGGTCAATGTTCAGCGCGCCGATGTTTTTGATTATTTAAAGAAAAACCGAAACCATAAAACTTATGATTTGCTGGTAGCGGATCCGCCTTTCGATACTGAGGAAAAAAAATATAACGAGCTGATCAGCTTGGTTTTAAATAATAAATTTCTGAAGCCAAACGGGATTTTCGTCCTCGAGCATCAAAGCCGAACGAAACTTTCGCACCCCAATATTCTCGAAACCAGAAAATACGGGAATGTGAGTTTTTCCTTCATTAAAGCAAATGAGGAAACGACGATAGAAAGCGAGTAA
- a CDS encoding outer membrane beta-barrel protein: MLTIFLMVMGNAQDFKYGVTANFHKGSIVGVHDRSIGKFGGNLGMFFQFPLVDNDIFDSAWLYLEPHVEYSMQGENAEVKKDVYGLQKFHHDYITGTVYVKYFFNSKGYKKDFFVFAGPQIQLLVRENRKVDPEYDRTHYKYNLDDKVNSFGYGVSLGAGLRIDDEIEAFIRFDRGFSKVYPNNDRNNTYNRFLGIGINYYLQDLFERRTF, translated from the coding sequence TTGTTAACAATTTTTCTCATGGTGATGGGTAATGCACAGGATTTTAAGTATGGAGTTACCGCAAATTTCCATAAGGGATCTATTGTCGGAGTTCATGACCGTTCGATAGGGAAGTTTGGTGGAAACTTAGGGATGTTCTTTCAGTTTCCATTAGTGGATAACGATATCTTTGATTCTGCATGGCTTTATCTTGAACCGCATGTAGAATACAGTATGCAGGGTGAAAATGCGGAGGTTAAAAAAGATGTGTACGGACTGCAAAAATTTCATCACGACTATATTACAGGAACCGTATATGTGAAATATTTTTTTAATAGTAAGGGATATAAAAAAGATTTCTTTGTTTTTGCGGGTCCTCAGATCCAGTTACTGGTGAGAGAAAACAGAAAAGTTGACCCAGAATATGATCGTACCCACTATAAATATAATTTGGACGACAAGGTAAACAGTTTTGGGTACGGAGTATCCTTAGGTGCCGGCCTTAGAATCGATGACGAGATCGAGGCGTTCATTCGTTTTGATAGGGGATTTAGTAAGGTATATCCGAATAATGACCGAAACAATACCTATAACAGATTCTTAGGAATCGGTATTAACTATTATTTGCAGGATCTGTTTGAGAGAAGAACTTTCTAA
- the hemW gene encoding radical SAM family heme chaperone HemW has product MLYLHIPFCKQKCSYCNFHFSTSLNFKDEMISAIKKEIFLRNGELQNKNLKSLYFGGGTPSILKVDELKSIIDEVLKYFTFDREIEITLEANPDDLDKNYLKDLSDSAVNRLSIGTQSFFDEDLKMMNRAHNSSEAESSIKRAQDFGFENISIDLIYGSPTSDFEIWKENLNKIIELQVPHVSSYALTVEPKTALNQWIKNGKINAPKESEQNREFYYMSDFLKDHGFEHYEISNFGKPGFHSKHNSAYWKYREYLGIGPSAHSYNGRNERSWNIANNQQYIKLLSQNILAKETEILSEKDRFNEMLMIGLRTIWGVDLSDFDKNFGDEIREHFQKEITPKMEEGFLILEDNHLKIPEKHWFLADGIASDLFMV; this is encoded by the coding sequence ATGCTCTACCTCCATATTCCCTTCTGCAAACAGAAATGCAGCTACTGCAATTTTCATTTCTCGACTTCCTTAAACTTTAAGGATGAAATGATTTCGGCCATAAAGAAAGAAATTTTTCTAAGAAATGGCGAGCTTCAAAACAAAAACTTAAAATCCCTTTACTTCGGCGGTGGAACACCATCAATCTTGAAAGTGGATGAACTAAAATCCATTATTGACGAGGTGCTGAAATATTTTACCTTCGACCGGGAAATTGAAATCACCCTCGAAGCCAATCCCGATGATCTTGATAAAAATTATTTAAAGGATTTATCGGATTCCGCAGTCAACCGTTTGTCGATCGGTACCCAAAGTTTTTTTGATGAGGATTTAAAGATGATGAACCGCGCCCATAATTCATCTGAGGCGGAAAGCTCCATCAAGAGAGCGCAGGATTTCGGATTCGAAAACATCAGCATCGACCTGATTTATGGTTCACCCACTTCCGATTTCGAAATCTGGAAGGAGAATTTAAACAAAATCATTGAACTCCAGGTTCCGCATGTTTCTTCATACGCTTTAACGGTGGAGCCGAAAACGGCATTAAATCAATGGATTAAAAACGGAAAAATCAATGCGCCGAAAGAATCGGAACAGAACCGCGAGTTCTACTATATGTCGGATTTTCTGAAAGATCACGGTTTCGAACATTATGAGATTTCCAATTTTGGGAAACCGGGTTTTCATTCCAAACACAATTCTGCATACTGGAAATATCGGGAATATTTAGGAATCGGTCCATCCGCACATTCCTACAACGGGCGAAATGAGAGGAGCTGGAATATTGCCAATAACCAGCAGTATATCAAGTTATTAAGTCAAAATATTTTAGCTAAAGAAACAGAGATTCTGTCTGAAAAAGACCGCTTCAACGAAATGCTGATGATTGGTTTAAGGACAATTTGGGGAGTGGATCTTTCAGATTTTGATAAAAATTTTGGTGACGAAATTAGGGAGCACTTCCAAAAAGAAATTACTCCAAAAATGGAGGAAGGTTTCCTGATCCTTGAAGACAACCACTTGAAAATACCTGAAAAACATTGGTTTCTTGCGGACGGGATTGCATCGGATTTGTTTATGGTTTGA
- a CDS encoding Smr/MutS family protein, whose amino-acid sequence MKIGDHVSVIDEDLEGKITSVKQDTVYFKDDHGFVHEYQKEKLVLKNASIYEELGTVNKKVQTKSTSQKNPKIHKVLDLHFEKLVENPKQYDATERLFIQRDHLIETIEFCRKNKIRKLEIIHGIGDGVLQKMVHDYLEGQTNLEFEDHEFFYHQTGKVTVFIK is encoded by the coding sequence ATGAAAATTGGCGACCACGTTTCCGTAATTGATGAAGACTTGGAAGGAAAGATAACCTCAGTGAAGCAGGATACCGTTTATTTCAAAGATGACCACGGGTTTGTTCACGAATATCAAAAAGAGAAGCTGGTTCTGAAGAACGCCTCCATTTATGAAGAACTTGGAACCGTCAACAAAAAGGTGCAGACAAAATCCACATCACAGAAAAACCCAAAAATACACAAAGTCCTCGACCTTCATTTTGAGAAATTAGTCGAGAATCCAAAACAATACGACGCTACCGAACGGCTTTTCATCCAACGCGATCACCTCATCGAAACCATTGAATTTTGCAGAAAAAACAAAATCAGGAAACTTGAAATCATTCACGGAATCGGAGACGGCGTTTTACAAAAAATGGTGCACGATTACTTGGAAGGACAAACGAATTTGGAATTTGAAGACCACGAATTTTTCTATCACCAAACAGGAAAAGTGACGGTTTTCATTAAGTAG